Proteins from a genomic interval of Clostridium sp. 'deep sea':
- a CDS encoding 4Fe-4S dicluster domain-containing protein, which translates to MNIKKLYIVYFSPTDTTKKTLQNIALGFKDIEVEEINLTPYHNRELDYNFTKDDLVIIGAPVYSGRLPEPVTEILKRVKGCQTLAVPIVVYGNRAYDDSLAELNYYLKLNGFITIAAAAYIAEHSLLAEIATNRPDEKDQKHQIQFAKSIIKTIDSKEYTHNTLIVKGNIPEPMQRNNKLVPQSTAECTNCGVCSTECPMLAIDSKDFNKTDVQKCILCFRCVRLCKQQARVLQNEVFNEKIKNMAKKLTERKQPEIFLI; encoded by the coding sequence ATGAACATTAAAAAGCTTTACATAGTTTATTTTAGCCCAACCGATACAACCAAAAAGACTTTGCAGAACATAGCTTTAGGATTTAAAGATATAGAAGTTGAAGAAATAAATTTAACGCCTTATCATAATAGAGAGTTAGACTATAACTTTACCAAAGATGATTTAGTTATTATTGGTGCTCCTGTTTATAGTGGTAGACTACCAGAACCAGTTACAGAGATTTTGAAAAGAGTAAAAGGGTGCCAAACTCTTGCAGTACCCATTGTTGTTTATGGTAATAGAGCGTACGATGATTCATTAGCTGAGTTAAACTATTACCTTAAGTTAAATGGCTTTATCACAATTGCTGCTGCAGCATATATAGCAGAACATTCGTTATTGGCTGAAATCGCTACTAATAGACCAGATGAAAAAGACCAAAAACACCAAATACAATTTGCAAAATCTATTATTAAAACTATTGACAGTAAAGAGTATACCCACAATACTTTAATAGTTAAGGGCAATATACCCGAGCCAATGCAGCGAAATAATAAACTAGTACCTCAATCAACAGCTGAGTGTACAAATTGTGGAGTGTGTAGCACTGAATGTCCAATGTTAGCAATAGATAGTAAAGACTTTAACAAAACAGATGTGCAAAAATGTATACTTTGTTTTAGATGTGTAAGATTATGCAAACAGCAAGCCAGAGTATTACAAAATGAAGTATTTAATGAAAAAATTAAAAATATGGCAAAAAAATTAACCGAAAGAAAACAGCCTGAGATATTTTTAATATAA
- the sucD gene encoding succinate--CoA ligase subunit alpha: protein MSIWINNNTRVIVQGITGNTAAYHTKAMLDYGTKIVAGVTPNKGGTTIEGVPVFNTVQEAVQFTKATTSVIYVPAPYAADAILEAVDAKLDLVICITEHIPVQDMLRVKNYMVGKKTRLIGPNCPGLITPNECKIGIMPGYIHQQGCVGVVSRSGTLTYEAVHQLTQLGIGQSTAVGIGGDPVNGTDFIDVLEAFNNDPLTKVVVMIGEIGGTAEEQACEWIKKYMKKPVVGFISGQTAPPGKRMGHAGAIISGGKGTADEKLNAMRNSGVFIADTPQKIGETVAKLLK from the coding sequence ATGAGTATTTGGATTAATAATAATACCAGAGTAATAGTGCAAGGAATTACAGGCAATACTGCAGCTTATCATACCAAAGCCATGTTGGATTATGGAACTAAAATAGTGGCAGGTGTTACCCCTAATAAGGGTGGAACTACAATTGAAGGGGTTCCTGTTTTTAATACTGTTCAGGAAGCTGTTCAGTTTACAAAGGCCACTACTTCAGTTATATATGTGCCTGCCCCTTATGCTGCTGATGCTATTTTAGAGGCTGTAGACGCTAAGTTAGATTTAGTAATTTGCATTACTGAGCATATTCCTGTTCAAGATATGTTAAGAGTTAAAAACTACATGGTTGGTAAAAAAACTCGTTTAATAGGCCCTAACTGTCCGGGATTAATTACCCCCAATGAATGTAAAATTGGTATTATGCCTGGTTACATTCATCAACAGGGTTGTGTAGGAGTTGTATCACGCTCAGGAACACTAACATATGAGGCTGTACACCAACTTACCCAGCTTGGCATAGGTCAGTCTACTGCCGTTGGAATTGGCGGTGATCCTGTAAATGGTACAGATTTTATTGATGTTTTAGAAGCCTTTAATAATGATCCCTTAACAAAGGTAGTAGTTATGATTGGAGAAATTGGCGGAACTGCTGAAGAACAGGCTTGTGAGTGGATTAAAAAGTATATGAAAAAACCAGTTGTAGGCTTTATTAGTGGTCAAACCGCACCACCTGGTAAAAGAATGGGACATGCTGGAGCAATTATTTCTGGAGGCAAAGGTACAGCTGATGAAAAACTAAACGCCATGCGAAATAGTGGTGTTTTTATAGCTGATACGCCTCAAAAAATAGGCGAAACCGTAGCTAAATTATTAAAATAA
- the sucC gene encoding ADP-forming succinate--CoA ligase subunit beta, whose protein sequence is MNIHEYQAKRILSSFNINVPKGKVVFNKEDAERLVWGLESDVVAVKAQIHAGGRGKAGGVKLANSIDEVKKYTNELLGKVLVTHQTGPEGKQVNCVLLEEGCEIESEYYLGLVLDRDTSTVALIASEEGGTEIEQVAQNSPEKIIKVFINPLVGLTDFQARQIAYGINMPTQLINKAVKVMKNLYSCFIEKDCSIAEINPLVITKENDILALDAKLNFDSNALYRQKDIFALRDESEEDKKELEASRYGLSYISLNGSIGCMVNGAGLAMATMDIIKHYGGNPANFLDVGGGATEDKISKALKIILSDTNVKGVFVNIFGGIMKCDVIARGVVNALKNTKLDLPLVVRLEGTNVEEGKQILVSSTLDVNLVSTLSEGAQTIVSLTEGK, encoded by the coding sequence ATACATGAGTATCAGGCAAAGAGAATTTTAAGTAGTTTTAATATAAATGTGCCAAAGGGCAAGGTTGTTTTTAATAAAGAAGATGCGGAAAGACTAGTTTGGGGTTTAGAGAGCGATGTTGTTGCCGTTAAAGCCCAAATTCATGCTGGCGGACGAGGAAAAGCTGGTGGAGTAAAACTGGCAAATAGTATTGACGAGGTTAAAAAATATACCAATGAATTACTAGGTAAAGTTTTAGTTACTCATCAAACTGGTCCCGAGGGTAAACAGGTTAACTGTGTTTTACTAGAAGAAGGTTGTGAGATTGAATCGGAGTATTATTTGGGATTAGTTTTAGATCGTGATACTTCAACAGTTGCTTTAATAGCCTCTGAAGAAGGTGGTACTGAGATTGAGCAGGTTGCCCAAAATAGTCCCGAAAAAATTATTAAGGTTTTTATTAACCCTTTAGTAGGATTAACAGATTTTCAGGCAAGACAAATTGCATATGGAATCAACATGCCTACTCAATTAATTAATAAAGCTGTTAAGGTAATGAAAAATCTTTATAGTTGTTTTATAGAAAAAGACTGCTCTATTGCAGAAATTAACCCATTAGTTATAACTAAGGAAAATGATATTTTAGCCCTTGATGCTAAGCTAAACTTTGATAGCAATGCCCTATACCGTCAAAAAGATATTTTTGCTCTTAGGGACGAGAGTGAAGAAGATAAAAAAGAGCTTGAGGCCTCTAGGTATGGTTTGTCTTATATATCTTTAAATGGTTCTATTGGATGCATGGTTAATGGAGCCGGTTTAGCTATGGCTACTATGGATATTATTAAGCACTACGGCGGTAATCCTGCTAATTTTTTGGATGTTGGTGGTGGTGCTACAGAGGATAAAATAAGTAAGGCTTTAAAAATTATTCTTAGTGATACTAATGTTAAAGGTGTTTTTGTTAATATTTTTGGTGGAATAATGAAGTGTGATGTAATTGCTCGTGGGGTTGTTAATGCCTTAAAAAATACTAAGTTAGATTTGCCTTTAGTAGTTAGATTAGAGGGAACAAATGTAGAAGAAGGTAAACAAATTTTAGTCTCATCTACTCTCGATGTAAACTTAGTTTCAACTCTTAGTGAGGGTGCCCAAACAATAGTCAGCTTAACGGAGGGTAAATAA